The genomic segment TGGGGTTGGCAGCCACATCTCCCTCGTGACGGACAGTAGAGTGAGGCTGAGGCACATCTTTGGTGTCTGGGCCAGCAGAGCTAGGGATTTTAGTTTCGAGCTCATGGACTGTGTCTAAGGCTTCTGAAGGAGTTACATGAATCATTGAAGGGAAGTGAGTAGTGGGGCTTCTCACTGTTGTGGTAACAGCATCACTTGTTGGTTTCTCATCAGGTGAGCCCATGATGAGTACCTCATCCTTCAATGCTACAACCGGCTCCTCTGTCACTACCTTACTAGTTACAAAAGGAGATATTCCTTCCTTTTCAGTTCGGCTCTCAGTCCCAGGAAATGGCTGTTCATTGAAATCCACTGGTGTTGCCAGTAACGAGGAATTAGTGGGTTCTTCTGGGACTTTCCAGGTGTGAGACTGGTCGGTCAGAGGAcctgcaaaatgaaacaaacataTGTTATCTTTGTCTGATTTAGAGACTTATTAACAGCATTTTCAGGACGCTGGTCTGCGGAGGATGTCTAACCTGAACAGCCAATTTTTGCACCAACAGCAGTTCAGTGTGCAATTTCTTATTCTTTTCAACGGAATAAGGAAAGGACAGACCAATGCACTACTCAGAAATACTTTGTCAGTCATCTTCTTCCCAAGGCAAAAGTGCTTGTCTGTTTGCAGACGAGTCAACAGGGGGGACATTTGCCTTCAGTACACTGGTTGCCCTGGATGATTACCTGACTCTTCTCCCACGAATATCTTTTATTGGATTCAGAGCAGCCACCCATATACTTGACAGCTTTAGGCACTGGCACATTTAGCCCTGATTTCAGGGTCTTATACCTGCAGAATATAATGTGGTTGGAAGGAAGCAGGATGCCGTGCTTCAGCTTTCCATTTCCTCAGTAACATCTCTCCTCAGTTTCAGCACTGAGCACCAAAGGTGTCTCATGCAGTTTAGTAATCATTTTGACAGACTTCTTTCCCATCCTAAAACCTCTTTATTCCACTTTTAGAAAATTATGGCCAATGGGAACTTGCATATCTGATGATTGATAAAATTTGTATATTGGCAGTTGGGGTTTACACACCCTCAAATGGCATCTCCTACCATAAGAGAAGACAAAGGCCTGCAAGAATATGGTCTCTCTTCCCCATCAATAGAGAATCACTCCAGTTCCATGAGATTCCTCGTGCAATTTCTCATATTAACAGTCATGTGGAATATACCTGCTTTTGCTCACTTTCAAGTCTCCTACTACTCATTTTCTGCTAATTGTTAGTATTTGAAGCAACACAAGATGAACAGATTAGGCTCTCTCTCTGTTCCCAACTCTCACATTCTGGGGCAAGGTGTGCATGTGTgattcctccctcctccccttttaGCCTGGATGCTCATCAAGATCTCAATTGCCACATTCTGGAAGGATTGAGCACTAACAGTACAAGTGCAAGTAACTCACCTGCACCTGAACCTGAGAACGCATCGTCATCATCACCAGATGAATCAAGGTCTTCAGGAGGAAGGTTCAGATTTGTAGTTTGCTttaaagagaaggggaaaagataTGTTAGTGATACTACACAAGCAACACAGTAACTTTGAGTCCTCCAACAGGCTCCTGAAGGCTACATAGATTTTCTTTGTTCAGATAgcattttctcatctttcttcATTCCATCTCTCCTTCCCAAAAAATGTAGTTCTGGTTAGTCTACAGGGTGTTGGACAGGTCAGTCTTGCCATTGCTTCTCTGCACTGCCTCTGAGCTGCACTTGATttgggaaagaagaaagcaaggaaTCCAATCAGAGCTGCATCCTGGTAGCAGCCAATGCTTGGTCCTCACACAACAATCATTCTGCTTCGGGTTCTGACTCCTGCGTCTGTGCTACCTACCAACTACTTCACCTGTGAATTACTGTGTTACTTCCAAGAAGCAAAAAGGAACAGTTCGGCTCCTCGGCCTTTTTAAGCCCCTTCAGCATTTTTCACATATCTGAAACCAACTGAAAGCAgaataaaatttcctttttctacAGGTAGCACTGAGACTAAGCTCTGAGACAGAAGCCAGCCTTCCATGCAGGAGAACATGGCCCTGGTTTTCTCCATTTATGCTTCAACGAATACACTAATCAGCACAGAGGTTCTGTTGCTGAAATACAAGGTCAAACCCTGTTCTACTGCATCTGTTTGTCGTGGCACACAACATTAAAAGCTGATATCCAAAAAGGAAGCAGAGTGACTACTTCACGCATCTTGTTGGCCTCTGCTGCATACACTTGCTGTTCCTTATTGGTACAATATTCTTGACTCTCAGTCCACAACTAGTCCCAAGTTTATTTCTGCAGGGCTATCATTATGTAGCCAGTCATTCTCCCTTCTCAGATTTCAAACCAAAGCCCTCTAAGTCTCTGCTTCTGAATTTCATCTTTCCCTATCCAACTTGTTTCCCTATTTGCTAAAAATTGGACTTCTACCCCATCTTCAAGATGCCCTTGTCATCCTTTTTCAGCACGGCCTCATCTGCAAGTTTAGGAGATATTGCACCGCATCATCCAAGATATGTACAGTTTCATTGGGAGTGCAAAATTCCATTTTATGATGGAATA from the Colius striatus isolate bColStr4 chromosome 2, bColStr4.1.hap1, whole genome shotgun sequence genome contains:
- the SDC1 gene encoding syndecan-1 translates to MINVVSVWLVALCFQAAVPQTTNLNLPPEDLDSSGDDDDAFSGSGAGPLTDQSHTWKVPEEPTNSSLLATPVDFNEQPFPGTESRTEKEGISPFVTSKVVTEEPVVALKDEVLIMGSPDEKPTSDAVTTTVRSPTTHFPSMIHVTPSEALDTVHELETKIPSSAGPDTKDVPQPHSTVRHEGDVAANPTTTAPKDVVPTPEETPEDGSGDPGDFILTRDEDSVPTQNSEVPADSGRNAKAAGASGIMDRKEVLGGVIAGGLVGLVFAVFLVVFMLYRMKKKDEGSYSLDEPKQSNGGYQKPHKQEEFYA